A stretch of the Nicotiana tabacum cultivar K326 chromosome 6, ASM71507v2, whole genome shotgun sequence genome encodes the following:
- the LOC107825434 gene encoding dof zinc finger protein DOF1.7-like yields the protein MQDPSIYTQIKPQFPEQEHLKCPRCDSPNTKFCYYNNYNLSQPRHFCKSCRRYWTKGGTLRNIPVGGGSRKNTKRSSSSSKKISSSTTSSLVSSSKPDQITNPKPEPFGLPAIPAFDQNSSRVIDMSNGQFSSLLESNGPQFGNLMEALNPSNNNGSNLQLGEFARNQNSNSGLGLGSGSDGTRQNGNHTYLGIQNGGDSDNCWNGGSNGWPDLAIYTPGSNFQ from the coding sequence atgcaagatCCATCAATTTATACACAAATAAAGCCACAATTTCCAGAGCAAGAACACTTGAAATGTCCAAGATGTGATTCACCAAATACAAAATTCTGTTATTACAACAATTATAATCTTTCTCAGCCACGTCACTTTTGTAAGAGTTGTCGTAGGTATTGGACCAAAGGTGGTACTCTTAGGAATATTCCAGTTGGTGGCGGTTCTCGTAAGAACACAAAACGTTCATCATCTTCAAGTAAGAAAATTTCCTCCTCAACGACGTCGTCTTTAGTTTCATCCTCAAAACCTGATCAGATAACAAATCCAAAACCAGAGCCATTTGGTTTACCTGCAATTCCAGCTTTTGATCAAAACAGTAGTAGAGTGATTGATATGAGTAATGGGCAATTCAGTTCGCTGTTGGAGTCAAACGGACCGCAATTTGGGAATTTGATGGAAGCTTTGAATCCGAGTAATAATAATGGGTCCAATTTGCAGTTGGGTGAATTTGCGAGGAACCAAAATTCAAATTCGGGTTTGGGTTTGGGTTCGGGCTCAGACGGTACCCGTCAAAATGGGAATCATACATATTTGGGAATTCAAAATGGCGGAGATTCTGATAATTGTTGGAATGGTGGTAGCAATGGTTGGCCTGATCTTGCAATTTACACACCAGGTTCCAATTTCCAGTGA
- the LOC107825433 gene encoding SNW/SKI-interacting protein A-like, with protein sequence MAKFSEALYVAEEKAREAREKIRRRERRLDEAKNASAMSGNKKIIITRDRDRDISEKVALGMASTSRGEVMMYDQRLFNQEKGMNSGFASTDDAYNIYDKHLFTAQSTPYRRKKDVDSDVYGGADEQQQLEKIIKTDRFKPDKAFAGTSERTAPRDRPLEFEDADPFGLDHL encoded by the exons ATGGCAAAATTTTCGGAGGCTTTGTATGTTGCAGAGGAGAAAGCCAGAGAAGCG AGAGAGAAGATACGACGCCGCGAGAGGAGATTGGATGAGGCAAAAAATGCTTCAGCAATGAGTGGTAATAAGAAGATAATCATCACCAGAGATAGAGACCGTGATATCAGCGAGAAGGTGGCTCTTGGGATGGCTTCTACATCAAGAGGCGAGGTCATGATGTATGACCAGAGATTGTTCAACCAAGAGAAGGGGATGAATTCTGGATTTGCCAGTACCGATGATGCCTACAACATCTATGATAAACACTTATTTACTGCTCAGTCTACTCCATACAGACGGAAGAAAGACGTGGATTCTGATGTATATGGTGGTGCTGACGAGCAGCAGCAGCTGGAGAAGATCATCAAGACGGATCGCTTCAAGCCTGACAAGGCATTTGCTGGAACATCTGAGAGGACTGCTCCAAGAGATAGACCTCTGGAATTTGAGGATGCTGATCCATTTGGTTTGGACCATCTCTAG